The following proteins are co-located in the Blastocatellia bacterium genome:
- the ftcD gene encoding glutamate formimidoyltransferase, with product MNKLVECVPNFSEGRRADVVAQIVAAIESVKGVAVIDQERDPDHNRCVITFVAEPDAAVEAVVRGAAKACELIDLNQHQGEHPRLGATDVVPFVPIRNVTMEECVALARRAGQRIAEELHIPVYLYEYAATRPDRQDLANIRKGEFEGLRQTIGTDPNRKPDFGEPRIHPTAGATVVGARAPLIAYNVNLNTNNLDIAKKIAKAIRGRDGGLSYVKALGFELKDRGIVQVSMNLVNYEKTPIFRAFEFVKQEAEYYGVAVLESEIVGLVPQRALDACAERALHLTGFSPDQVLENRLQAVLGQSAAPSGDLSSSIGHFADLVSAGTPTPGGGSVAAYAGVLAAALGQMMCHMTIGKKKFADVEADVRDILAQLGELRHSLTQAIAADAESFDQVMAAYQLPQQTDEQRQARQQAIQAASRRATEVPLTTAQRVLRVLTLLASLAKLGNPNLLTDVATGAQLAVAAITGAYYNVIVNLSSIDDQHYVAACRQQIGEIVEQGCVLAAEVEHITLSKISSSAT from the coding sequence ATGAATAAGCTGGTTGAATGCGTGCCGAACTTCAGTGAAGGTCGCCGCGCGGACGTGGTTGCTCAAATCGTCGCGGCCATCGAATCGGTCAAAGGGGTTGCCGTCATTGATCAGGAGCGAGACCCGGATCATAACCGCTGTGTGATTACGTTTGTGGCTGAACCTGACGCTGCCGTTGAGGCCGTTGTGCGAGGCGCGGCGAAAGCCTGTGAGTTGATTGATCTGAATCAGCATCAGGGCGAGCATCCACGTCTTGGCGCCACCGATGTCGTGCCGTTTGTCCCGATTCGCAATGTGACCATGGAAGAGTGCGTGGCGTTGGCCCGACGGGCTGGTCAACGAATCGCCGAAGAATTGCACATCCCTGTCTACCTCTACGAGTACGCGGCGACACGGCCTGATCGGCAGGATTTAGCCAACATTCGCAAAGGAGAATTTGAAGGGCTTCGGCAAACGATCGGCACTGATCCCAATCGCAAGCCCGATTTTGGCGAACCTAGAATCCATCCGACGGCCGGTGCCACAGTGGTCGGCGCGCGCGCGCCGTTGATCGCCTACAACGTCAATCTCAATACCAACAACCTCGATATTGCCAAGAAAATTGCCAAGGCAATTCGTGGACGAGATGGCGGATTGAGTTACGTCAAAGCGCTTGGCTTTGAGCTAAAAGATCGAGGCATCGTGCAGGTCTCGATGAATCTGGTCAATTACGAGAAGACGCCGATTTTTCGCGCGTTTGAGTTCGTCAAACAGGAAGCTGAGTACTATGGCGTCGCTGTGTTGGAAAGCGAGATTGTTGGCCTCGTGCCGCAACGTGCCCTGGATGCTTGCGCTGAGCGAGCTTTGCATTTGACGGGGTTCAGTCCTGATCAAGTGCTTGAAAATCGCCTTCAAGCGGTGCTCGGTCAATCGGCAGCGCCCAGCGGTGACTTGTCCAGCTCAATCGGCCACTTTGCCGACCTGGTTTCAGCGGGAACACCCACGCCCGGCGGCGGGAGCGTGGCAGCTTATGCCGGCGTGCTGGCGGCTGCGTTGGGTCAGATGATGTGTCACATGACCATCGGCAAAAAAAAGTTCGCCGATGTCGAAGCCGATGTGCGGGACATTCTGGCTCAACTGGGAGAGCTGCGACATAGCCTGACGCAAGCTATTGCCGCCGATGCCGAAAGTTTTGATCAAGTCATGGCAGCCTATCAATTGCCCCAGCAGACCGACGAGCAACGTCAAGCCCGGCAGCAAGCCATCCAGGCGGCTAGCAGACGAGCGACGGAAGTCCCACTGACCACTGCGCAGCGCGTGCTTCGTGTTTTGACATTGCTGGCCTCGTTGGCCAAGCTGGGCAATCCAAATTTATTGACCGATGTGGCGACTGGGGCGCAACTAGCCGTGGCCGCCATCACCGGCGCTTATTACAATGTGATTGTCAACCTAAGCTCCATTGACGATCAGCACTACGTCGCTGCCTGTCGCCAGCAAATTGGGGAGATCGTCGAGCAAGGGTGCGTGTTGGCGGCCGAAGTCGAACATATCACGTTGAGCAAGATATCGTCGTCAGCAACTTGA
- a CDS encoding VWA domain-containing protein, which yields MRHENRNARRQALSSLLDFIIAIGLCVSLTGTHQIGWANAQPQQNPKPATSPQQEPTDTIKLLSELVTLDVSVLDSQNRFVTGLTQTDFILFEDNVKQQVAFFSQEEVPTSIGLVVDTSRSMAPKLNNVIAAALRLIRESHPEDEFFLVEFKAQAELVQDFTKKIEDIEEALGDLVAHGQTALLDAIYLSVQHAQKQAKHRRKAIVLISDGEERDSYYTESQVLEALRASDVQVYVIGFTAGIGADQYNIFKGTGKRKISRQEKRARRYLEHIAQATGGRVFYPESLSELDGIAQSIARELRAQYVIGYYPTNAERDGKWRTVRVELKPSEKTHKASVRTRSGYYANPLTESKRAR from the coding sequence ATGCGCCACGAAAACCGTAATGCACGCCGCCAAGCTCTCTCTTCCCTCCTCGACTTCATCATCGCCATTGGCTTGTGTGTATCCCTGACAGGCACGCATCAAATTGGATGGGCTAACGCTCAGCCACAACAAAACCCAAAACCTGCTACTTCGCCGCAACAAGAGCCGACTGACACGATCAAGCTGCTGTCGGAGCTTGTCACATTGGATGTGTCCGTTCTGGATTCACAGAATCGCTTCGTCACCGGTTTGACGCAAACCGACTTTATCCTCTTTGAAGATAATGTCAAACAACAGGTGGCCTTCTTTAGTCAGGAGGAAGTGCCCACCAGTATCGGTCTGGTGGTGGATACCAGTCGGAGCATGGCCCCGAAGCTGAACAATGTGATCGCTGCGGCGCTGCGCCTGATTCGGGAAAGTCATCCCGAAGACGAATTTTTCTTGGTTGAATTCAAAGCCCAAGCCGAGTTGGTGCAAGATTTCACCAAGAAGATAGAAGACATTGAAGAAGCCCTCGGTGATCTGGTGGCGCACGGTCAAACGGCGCTGCTCGATGCCATCTACCTGTCTGTTCAACATGCACAAAAGCAGGCCAAGCATCGGCGAAAAGCGATTGTCCTCATTAGCGACGGGGAGGAACGCGATAGCTACTACACGGAATCACAGGTGCTGGAAGCGCTTCGCGCCTCTGACGTGCAAGTCTACGTCATCGGGTTCACCGCCGGCATTGGCGCTGACCAATACAACATTTTCAAGGGCACCGGAAAACGAAAGATCAGCCGACAGGAAAAACGCGCACGGCGCTACTTGGAACACATCGCCCAGGCCACTGGCGGGCGCGTCTTCTACCCTGAGTCATTGAGTGAGCTGGACGGAATTGCTCAGAGCATCGCTCGAGAGCTACGCGCGCAGTATGTTATCGGCTATTACCCCACCAACGCCGAACGAGACGGCAAGTGGCGCACTGTTCGAGTTGAACTCAAACCATCAGAGAAGACCCACAAAGCATCAGTTCGCACACGGTCGGGTTATTATGCGAATCCATTGACCGAGTCCAAGCGGGCAAGATGA
- a CDS encoding VWA domain-containing protein, whose protein sequence is MMNSTSQSVKRIIKRAAPLAVVVVALIAVLNLRAQQRTPSPTQPETAATVRLDVDLVTVPVTVLDPYDRFVTGLRKEHFEIYDEKIKQEVVFFAEEDAPITIGIVFDLSGSMKEKIQRARLALSRFIDASHPDDEFFLIGFNERPELLQDFTTSGQQLTSRLMLREPSGRTALYDAAYLAIEKVAQGQQRRRAILIISDGMDNSSRYTYRQLREQIKETGVQIYAIGVFSTFGGYSQEEPMGRAILEEITSLTGGRAFFPNTVPELDDVITRIALELRHQYSLGFYPTNVAANGEWRKLRVKVTPQRGLPRLRVRGREGYYAPRKP, encoded by the coding sequence ATGATGAATTCGACGAGCCAGTCAGTCAAAAGAATCATCAAGAGGGCCGCTCCATTGGCGGTTGTTGTCGTAGCCCTCATCGCCGTGCTCAACCTTCGCGCTCAACAGCGAACGCCTTCGCCGACACAACCGGAGACAGCGGCCACAGTACGTTTGGACGTTGACTTAGTCACCGTGCCGGTCACGGTCTTGGACCCATACGATCGCTTTGTGACCGGCCTGCGCAAGGAACACTTTGAAATCTACGATGAGAAGATCAAGCAAGAGGTCGTCTTCTTTGCTGAAGAAGACGCTCCGATCACCATTGGAATTGTCTTCGATCTCTCTGGCAGCATGAAGGAAAAGATTCAACGAGCCAGATTAGCTTTGAGCCGGTTCATTGACGCTTCCCATCCTGATGACGAGTTTTTCCTCATCGGCTTTAATGAACGACCGGAATTGCTACAAGATTTCACCACGAGCGGACAACAACTGACATCACGGCTCATGCTACGCGAACCATCAGGACGGACGGCGCTGTATGATGCCGCTTATCTGGCGATCGAGAAGGTGGCGCAGGGTCAGCAACGACGTCGCGCAATCCTCATTATTAGCGACGGCATGGACAATTCATCACGTTACACCTACCGGCAACTGCGCGAACAGATCAAAGAAACCGGCGTGCAGATATACGCCATCGGCGTCTTTAGCACCTTTGGCGGCTACTCACAGGAGGAGCCGATGGGCCGAGCGATCCTTGAGGAGATCACCTCGCTCACAGGCGGACGGGCATTCTTCCCCAACACGGTGCCTGAACTGGATGACGTAATCACACGCATCGCGCTGGAGCTGCGGCATCAATACAGCCTCGGCTTTTACCCGACCAATGTAGCCGCCAATGGAGAGTGGCGAAAGCTGCGCGTCAAAGTGACTCCTCAACGGGGCTTGCCGCGCCTGCGGGTTCGCGGTCGAGAGGGCTATTATGCGCCACGAAAACCGTAA